Part of the Candidatus Afararchaeum irisae genome, CCGCGTATCGAGGGGAGACGTATCGGAGTCCATCATATCGCCAGACGTGTGATCGACGCCGGCGAGTCGCCCGAACAGGTCGCCGCCGACTACGACCTCGCTGTCGCTGACGTCCACCGGGCTCTCGTCTACTACTACGACAACCCGACCGAGATGCGCGAGGTTCAGGAAGACCGTAGGTCAGTACCTGAGGACTTAGACGTTGTTCGTCCCGAGGATTTCGAAGCCGAGACGGGATCGGAGACTAAGGCATAGATATGAGGCTGTTGGCTGACGAGCATATTCCTCCAGCCTTCGTCTCGGCACTTCGGGGAGAGGGTCACGATGTCGCAGTCGTCGGGGAGGACGTCAACCTAGGTGCAGATGACTCTGTTGTGCTGAGGTTCGCGTCTGAGACCGACCGTGTTATCTTGAGTGAGGACACTGACTTCCAGGGTGCCGACCCTCAACTCGACACTGGTTCACATCCGGGAGTACTCGCGTGTGACACCTCTGCGGCACCCGGCGAGGTTGCGGCGGCTGTACGTCGGATCGACTCAGTGACCGACGACCTCACACAGACTCTTCTATTCGTTCCTGGCAACTGGCTTTAGATACTGACCCCCATCTTTTACGCCTCGACTGCGTAGGTGATGTATGTCCTCAGACACAGACTCAGACCCACAGACCGAAGACCTGCCAGAGACAGAAGACGAATGGCGCGACCGTCTCACCGAGGAGGAGTACAGGATACTCCGTGAGTCGGGTACTGAGCCGAGTTTCAGCGGCGAGTACGTCGACGAGAAGAGGGACGGCACCTACGTCTGTGCTGGCTGCGGCGCGGAGCTATTCTCGTCCGACGAGAAGTTTGAGTCGGGCACCGGCTGGCCCAGCTTCTGGGACGCTGTCGACGACAACATAG contains:
- a CDS encoding DUF5615 family PIN-like protein, which codes for MRLLADEHIPPAFVSALRGEGHDVAVVGEDVNLGADDSVVLRFASETDRVILSEDTDFQGADPQLDTGSHPGVLACDTSAAPGEVAAAVRRIDSVTDDLTQTLLFVPGNWL
- a CDS encoding DUF433 domain-containing protein, coding for MAEIVSTEDVLGGAPRIEGRRIGVHHIARRVIDAGESPEQVAADYDLAVADVHRALVYYYDNPTEMREVQEDRRSVPEDLDVVRPEDFEAETGSETKA
- the msrB gene encoding peptide-methionine (R)-S-oxide reductase MsrB, coding for MSSDTDSDPQTEDLPETEDEWRDRLTEEEYRILRESGTEPSFSGEYVDEKRDGTYVCAGCGAELFSSDEKFESGTGWPSFWDAVDDNIELQPDHSLGRTRTEVVCARCGGHLGHVFDDGPDPTGKRYCINSVALDFDPEE